TCACGGCGTAAATCTACATCAAATGCAGCAGTCGCAGTTCGGGTTGGTGCTGGCATTCCTAATTGACTAAGAACTTTATTTGCAATAGCTAAGCACTTGtcctcaatatttatcaatgcTTCGTTGTAAATGGCTTCTGTAAATTCTAAGGTCATATTGGCATTTTCAAGGCGTACTCTATGCAAAATATCTTCAGCCATATGCGAACGATATCTTTCCCATAACTCTGTGGGAGATGAAGGAAAGCAAGCGGTCAATATAATCGCAAATAATGCGCGAATTTGGTTTGGATGTGCAGTGTTGCACGCGTCATTGATGCATATGTTCCACTGTTGgtcattttctaataaattCAGAGCTTGACACGTAGCGCGAAAAGTGGCATGTGTGACGCCGTCAACTATTTTTAATTGCTGGAAAGATGTAGGACCAGGCACATTTACCAATAGCATGCGAAGGTAAAAACATTCATCTTGATTGGGATGCACTGTATAAAGTCTACCAATtgtattttctttgaaaatGCCAGGGTGACCGTTGACTGGCTCCCCTCGTTTGCGCCGTACAAATACTTTTCTAGTTACATTCCACGTGTAGTAAGAGGGAACTTCTGAATACATTAGTGTTCTGGCAAAAGCGTCTTCCTGGCATAAGGTGAAAAAAGCAGTCAGAGTTGTACCAGGTGGATTAAGGGCTCTTTCTTGCACATTTGCATCTGTGAAATAAACACGCTGTCCATTTTCTAAATGTACTGCCAAGTGAACCACAGCTGGATTGCGTTCATGCAtgggaaatgaaaaaattcgCCATGCAGCCTCATTGCTGCTTATGTATCTTCCAGCCTGGTATTGAGCAATTTCATCAATATCTCGTACTGCATTATTGTCACAATTATCAGATTGCACACTAAAAACTGCCAtatcgctgcctttatttacATATTTACAGATATATTTAATCGATTTCACAGAATTGCAATATTCTACGTTTATGTGGGCTtggtatgtttttgacagtaaaGGAGAATATGGAACCACCCAACGGTTGTCTACATCAATATCACCATTTCGCATGTGTATAGTTGCCGAATTTCCACCATCTTCAGTTGATCGTCTTCTATACCGAGGATATCCATCGTCGCCTGTTACTGTGTTTGCTGTAAATGCTCGAGGATATTGCTTAGAGCATTTCCCATCTACCATGCATGGTGAATTTGGATTTAGTGTACCACATGGTCCATGTATCATGTTTTTGATGATCACTGCATGCAAATCCTTATCGCTGTCAGCCCGTGGAATCTCAGCGCATATCACGTCATCAATTTCGTCTGAAGTTATTTTATTGTAGAGCCAGATTAGTATATGCGCATGTGGTAATCCTCTCTTCTGCCATTCCACTGAATACATCCAGCAGCGCACAGATCCAAATACTTCAAGTTTCACAATGAAATCCATCAGCGATTTAAGCTTTTGCCGGAAAACACGTGCTATAATGTCATGCCTATCCACGTGTGATTGCCCAGGAAATAACAGCTGCTGTATCTCGTCCCAAACTGGATTGCAAGTGAAAGTGATAAATAAATCTGGACGCCCATAATGACGAACATATGACATTGCATCTTGAGCATATTCTTGCATGTGACGTGGACTGCCAATGAATGAAGATGGCAAAATAGTTAGCTTTCCAACGTTGGTTGTATTACCATCATTCACAACTGCATCTCGCAAATGAATATATTCTTCAGAGCGTAGTTTAGTCTGATTCAAACGAAGAAATAGCAAACGTTCCGTTTCAATTTTTGCATACATATCCACAAGGTACTGGTGAAATAACTGACGGAATTTTAGAATATGATTGTCCTCGTTCATCCGAATCATTAAGCGGTATGCGTAAAAGTTCATTGAGCTGCACTTTTTATTGATTTCTGCACCATTTACTGGATTTATCATTTTCACATTGAAATGATATCCATCAGCACCATCCCAAAAGATCAATGGATATTGTAAAGCATCGTAACAACGGTGAGTTTCTGCtacatttattaattgattatttcttcGATGGAGAACAATATCTCTAGGTTGGAACTGATCACCAACTATGACAATTGCTACTTCGTCTATAGTTGGAGCATTATATCTCCGGACATGTTCTCCAGCAGGAGTTTTGTCTGCGTGAATAACAATTTTGTGGGTATCTGATGGCATCATATCAATTGCTGTTTTGAACAAACGCACCAAACTGTTCCTTTCGTGAAGAAGCTCCTGCAGCTGCAAAATAATGGATCTTCTTAGCGAGTTATGTATTCCACAACGTGCATCTACTTCATGTCTATCATCACCAATGAAGTACATTTGTAGAAATTTATGGTCACTATCTGAGAATGGGAGCAGGGAGCCAGCTTTGTGATATATTTGCCCTTTGATTTTAAAAGTTGGCATGAATTGAGCAGTCACGATTTCCGCACCAAATGATGTCATTTGGAAGCAAGAGTTATATTTCCTGATGTTCGATAAGAAATGCTTTGATTCAGCGGTAGATCCAGtaagtaaagttttcaatggCTCTGGTGGTGCATCAAGTTGAGGCAATTTGATTTTTCCGCCAGCACAACACATCCCTTTCGTTTCATTATTAAACTTTAGAGCCTGGCAGTAGCTACATACATGACTCATCTGACCAATGACAACATGCTGACTTGAACTATAATCAATAGCTGGATTGTACCGGAACGCAAGACGATTGTATTCCAGATGCAGATCAGCTGTTCTTTCTGTTCGTGTTTCAGCTATCCTCACCCTTTCGCGTTCATTGCGTTCAAAACGAACCAAATCTGTTGCTGCAGAACGCGACTGACGTGCTCGCAATCGTGCATCCTCAAGCCTGGCTGCTCGTCTTTCTGCTGGGTCCACGTTACGTGTCTGGATGGTGTTTAGCCTGTTCCTCTCTCGTAAAGATGTTTGCTCTTCCTCAGTGATATTCGAACGCCATCTCCTTAATCCTTCTGCATTGTGAGTGCGACGGCCCAAATTTGACTTTCTGCGAGGCATTATTTTGGTTTTTActgaaagagaagaaaggaaaatatgTGTGTGTATTACTTTACACACGTAAGAAGTTTTGTTATTGTTTAATTAGTAAACTAATATTTCACGTATTTATTTCGTATATATATTAcgtatttaatattaaataaataataattacaaaaaaataaatcacGGTTGTCAGCGATTcagttattcaaatataacttataatagatatttagaaataattgcATAGTTATGAGGGAAACAATCGATATATTCTCAATATTGAATAACCTTTTTGAGATTTATAGGCCTACCAAaaaattaataccaccaaaaaatatattatattttttatcgaataaaataaatttttatatttatactcaatttaatgaaaaatctcaCTATATCAGAAATAAagacaattaaattccctacaaAACGGGTGGTCAACGAAAATTTTCCGATCAGTGGTTCTGGTGATAGAGCGTTTTAAAGACAAAAACAGTTTTTGATAAGTGCTCTCACTCGGTAACTTTCCAAGTGGTACCGACGCGAGGTCTTTGATGCTGAGCCTCTGATGCAACGGGAATGAAACTGACCGGCTGAGCATTAAACGCTGGTCACGTTGAGTGATCATCTCGCATTGCGTATTGAAACTACTGTACATAAATCCTTTCCAACAATCAActtatatcaattatttaatagactaatatattattataatctatcccttcattttgtttatatgatcAAATAACCAGCTGACTACTAAAATATTAGCCTACTTTGTATTTTAGCATGCAACACAGCCCAGATCGTATTATCAACAACACCGTTGTCAAATGCCGGTATGTTAGtagaaaagagataagaattttttttatttctcgttgttttatgatagaaggaaacatagcatgaatatgaaatagaaataagatattgaaactATAAGATAAGCCGATCAGCTTATGAACTAAGGTTTGGAGGATTATGAAACATTGACaattgagaaattatgaatacacaaatgcaagaataaaagcctcaataattattattcattacaagaTTGATTTACATCGATAAGATTATACTCACACTATCGACTGAATCGCCAATTGATTGTAGCACGGTACCGGTATCGATCCATTCACTGATTGaaattactacaatattaacacaagtaacacgattatttgcactgaaacacgaatttattatcgaaaaaaaagcatcggtatgctttctttgttctgaattgcgaaagtaattgaaatccaataattgtaccggaaaacatacggtaatcaagagtgtagtttaccggtactctatatctcacgaacctgttgaagctgcgttttgaaacatgcgcgctatctagcggtcagattttgcactttgattgcagcagcgctcagctcaaatctggccaaaaatggccaaagtttcaccccctccccccgggccaccctgcgagcccggtcaattttttttttttaatcgacttattttcgcgagctgaccccgaatgtgaagtcaaaaatcggaaaaatccataaacaagaaagttaaaaattttcgggcgagcgtagcgcccctgaaaattgtataaagtagataaaaaccatccttgatgcggattttatatcatgttaaaatttcaactcaatcggtccagtacttttggagtttttgcattacacacaaaccaacataacatttttatatatatagaagatcaataaaggaccaagaatttcgaataaaaaataaaaatgtatgtattattgttgaaattatttattacttaagaaattatattatatgtcaggtcttattgtaactaactaggtcatagcatgaaattatattattgataaagacagcagaaattaattataacaatctcagacataataaaaattgtataagaatattaatttgttaattattacttcaactgaaccacatggtggttaaatctctttggcaagcctaagccaatcataatgcatagaaatagcaccaaaaaggtgatcgtttgaaaacaacatatgttaatctgctatcagacaacaaacctgccttatcatatatgctagcacatatacattgtataagaggaactatgtctagaagattaagcagttttaagaattatacaaattgaattattatcgtaattaaaggaattatattctattgcttgccactgacgtcacgtctacgtcataACCGTtttaccaatggcaaattttcatgcaaattattacaccgagattctcagaaagaAGGTTCTAGTCAAGAAGCTGAGAAAAAAGACtccacttcccttttgaaatcctcaccgttcagatctcgttatagttaccaagacctattcgtaaaaaattcttgttcgattttatatgttttatttgtgagccaatattttaggctaatctatttgttatttgtaaatttattttcatcaatcggtaaattaaaagtttaaagttaaatcatcccttaattaatttggtgaaggaaatattaaattaaaattccccacgtgctgaaatcGAAGCCTGGAcctgctgccgatcaaacgattttgatctaaagaagaaaaccacgaccgccaaggaatttcacgtgagttataagtttaaaggggccccaatctacgcttcaaaaaatattacagtgcagaaaacataaattttttcttcgttaaattattggccacgccgacaagcgcttattagttattaagagcctagaatttattcaatattgaatttataagaacttgtagttgattaactatcctccgctgccagaaccacgatcCCCGagcatttaaaaaatattttataattcatttttcactatttttttcaaaactgttaaattttatcaattgtaaaattctgtcgagtcacgcatggtatcatgcaagtacaagaaaattgctaatcatttttgttaatgttaaaccactttcaatctgtaaattatattctgaatctgcactgtgagatcatatattttattataatatatttcaattttgttaattcgtcttctgagttcgattatttcttaagcctgtcaattattgtgtatgatacgttctatatcatcaagaaccgatcgaatacgatccttgaaataattgaattaagctggatattggaacaggtctaagtggatgtagtgagtggggtcagatcgagatatttgttctttgtccttacttgctcatatatcagcttttatctgttaccaaccccGACTTGGGAGCAAATACATCaacagtacagcagatgcagccagagatcatataatttcctacaataaagcttaaaacccgacaagactctgttctcgaaatatattccgaacgatatctggtccttgtaccctatcttaatcttcggaatttattagagacgcagtcccgtaaattatctacatcgggatttttgctcgacctgtatgattttgtatgctcattcttcacaggtaataattttaagatatccgtcttcagtgtttagcgatcgctacactgcttataaaaatttcatcactatacaatctgtcattagaagaatcaagggtgagcgagcgtttaggcctcccgcgattccgacaattgtattgaatcttgtagtgaatcaatcagtctggtgtacacttagcgtccacgcacgcagttacgaattttataacctcaacaccgttgatttagtacaagattcaccctacatatgtgaagccttcaaaaaacgctttacatgatttgccggcccaacgtgaggcatttggaTACAACACTGCATGATTTAGCAAATCTCTcgacatatgtgaggcgagtaaaaaacAGCATCACAGTACCAATACTAATGATTTCATTGTCAAGTGGAGGAGTACTATTTCTCAAGACATCTTCATCCAAACTCTCAGTTTGTGTACAAATATCAACAAGATCTTTGTCTCTAAGCTCCATAATCAGCTTGTCGTTCATAATCGATCCATCAATGGCTGCCTGCCATTGAATCTTCAATCGAGAATTAGCATCTATTCAAATACtgttggataacatctttccaatattgttccatcCATCTAGAAGTATATACTCTGTTCTtttttacattgatatcacttatgtataagttactccagtatcaaaatttggcctTAACCTGAACAATTGGAAGTCACATTTAAATAGCTATTTTGGATTTTGGTAGAAATACATTTAGAtggaaatcaatttattcattaaaggcaatctacataattctaataggttctgataacccatgatgataaaataggtgttcaatgaataaatgaagcctaacagcttgaaatatatttcaaattaaattgattctacctcgtTGCTAGTCAGCTTTACAATcgtacatgtatcattgtattgaattattaaatatttgatggttTTTGTAAAACGACATTTcaatcctggactagtagttctatgaacagtagacctcgcacagttataaaacacagcctcgtctcataTACTGTCtataagagtaaatcctgtttgtatgttgtgtcggcaagatgtcggtgtgaaaacggctaatggctgttggggttagtgtatcaaaaatatgctaacatcaaaagcttatCCCCTTCAAcacactggcaacaggtcagcccgagttgaaagcagataaaggtcgagagaaaatactatgttttctttccgttattaattgcatgcgtcattgcatgcaatgaatagtcaacacgacagctgatcttttactaagttacattgatatattaattgcatgcgttattgcatgcaattaaaaatccactcaacagctgaattattatggatgattctactctgatttttactgtaatattggcgttcgaaggagattTTACCCattgtattaaccttaaaatgcaaaatttccaaaaaaccttgtatatacatcgaggtacaatttaaaaagaaatatacctgtcaaactTCATGGTAATCtcttgctgcgtttcgccgtaattgcggaacatataaacatgaagagaaatgcaaagccgtcgacttgaatcttagaactcacttcgctcggtcaataaatcgaaattttaagaaaccacaaatatcctggatgaaatGGGGAATCAATTGCTATATAGATTTGAATCTAAATGTCTAGGAAACACTAAACAGTCCACTAAATTCATCTtttttttctccacaggagaaacgtttaaagctggcatcaaatgatgtcaccacattatttacatatgtaaattatatatttatatatgtatgtcacgtggattgaaggagcgttttttgtcacgttgtttgttgattgaaggaaaattctattttactattaaaataaatcataatgtattttacttatccacttcgagattaacatagtgataataagtaggaaatgaaatatatagcaaacacttcagttgctatgtaggcctactgtattgtattctgtagtgtcttattttttactaaagtaatgaagtatcagaaaatactattattcagcattgttatgtattattttctatgtcattttttttctctttcttttcaataatttaaaatttgttattattttaataagtagataacttatctattgtttgtttttaatcatattatttgtattttttttttgtattgttataatacttgatagagagttgagtgtaagagagggtcaactgcgccctaacttcgctttctaagaaaaataaaggcagtaattctattctattcatgtcaccataatatatatatatatatatatatatatatattatatatatatatataatatatatatatatatatatattatatatatatatatgaaaaaacagatggcatccaatttattagagcaaatggaatgccatcatcttcatgtgtaggcaacacaccacaccaaccttgttcctgtgagactgaccttgtctctgtgacactccacttgttcgaatgggactctacccctcttGTTCCagtgacactacttgttccggtgagactgaccttgtctctgtgagactgaccttgtctctgtgagactcaccttgtctctgtgagactaaccttgtctctgtgggaacttgttcctgtgagactgccatttataaaaatacttgttcctatgaaacttgtctctgtgacactaatatcgttcaaaaacactacttgtctctgtgagaacttgtctctgtgatacagACCCATAATATTGATAGGAACAAGGGAGAAAGAGATAACATGGATGAAGAATGTCATGTTTATTGGAGAACATAACGATCTAGAACTAGACCAATAAGAACCGCAATACTTTATTTCTACTTGATTGATTCAGTAACGACTACCTTATCTAGTTGTTCCATTCATAAAACTACAAACTGGTGCTTTCTCTTGGCaagaagtaataatattatctgtGATTAAATATAAATGTATAGTTTTTGCCTATTGAAAATGTAAATGCCGTATTCAGAGTTTGGAATCAGTAACTTATAGCTATATTTTTAGAGCATACTGAGcataattgtaatattgttatattagaATTAGCACTTGAATCATCACATAGAAGATTAAGCTTTTGATTCACGATTCACAAAATGAAACAGACCGTATTATTCTGTACCTGGATCATTCAATTAAACAGAGTTGGTGAGATTTATTCAATCTTGGTTTGAAAATTGCATGATTATTGAGGTGCTATTTACAGGGATGTCGGAAGCTGAAGCAAACAAACTGTTGGTAATGAGGATAGTTGAAGTGGAAAGAGAATAAATGgagagaataaaattattggcCAACCAATGACTCGGAagaaatgaaattcaatgaCTGAGAGGAGTCTTGGCCAGAGTTTATTCCTAACCAGTCAGGATTTCGAGGTGATAATAATGTTCTTCCGAGTGCACACAGATGGTTCTAAAGTTTTTGTGCCAGCTCAAATAGGTATAAAGACAGAGATGTAGTAGCGAATACAATTCTGGTAGTAAACAAATAGTCCAATCAACGGGAAAAGTTTGTACGTGGTTGCGGATTGTCGAAGGCCAGTTAAACGAGAAGATGTTTATACGCGGCCAACTATTGGCACGGCAGTTGACAGCTAAACATGGCCACAAAGTAGAAGATTTCTACAGAAGACCCCTTCTTCTCTGTGACATGGCCGACTTCTCGTCATCTGTAGTGACTGAACTGGCAAAAACAAGACAGCGTACTGGCCTACACCGTTCACATGGCGCCAATTATTGTCGTGACAACTGAGATTCTGTGTGGTGGGGTGCTCACTTGGCCCAATTAACTATCCATAGTCTAATCCCGGAGACAGTTGGATTTCGGGCCAACTGTTGGGACAGTTGGCAAGACAATTGGCCTGAAGTGTTTACCGGAAGACAATAGTTTTATGCCAGTCAGTTGCCttatgacaatttatttattaatttatttatttattccatcctctcttttaaatattattctttactTTGTTATGTGGAAAAAGTTGGAATTAATAAACACACTTCAACGATACGATTTTCTTTATTTAGAACATAACAAAATTGGCCAATTAGTCTCGCCAATTAGCATAGTATAAACTAGGCTATACGGAAATTTATGTCGAATACAAAATTAGAGCTTACAAATCAGCCTACACGTTTAATTcgtaacatttttccatatctctcatattCTGGTAGATATGAGCTCTTGAAGGTGTCACAATTTGAAGAGTAACCCTTCCGGCTCCGTTTTTTCCATcttttttggccttataactttttcaCGCTTGATTGAAATAATCCGTGCTAatcattatttcatcaatttacgcatctccctacaattgttgcagccgttatactcgttatagtgttgagagtaaaatcttcagtttaacaacaataaatcaattgacagggaaatttggCGGGaacgtttggaacacaatatttgacatcgcagctttgtttggactacttagaaggtgaacatatcaaaagtcttcatccctaccccttgtgcttaaAGGTtaagggtggtttgaaagttgcgttttttcatttctggcttacaCGTATGTATCTGGGGAACAATGCATTTCAGAGGCATGACCGCatgacttcttcttcttctggttcCTTCTCCTATCGGAGGTTGGAAGTCATCACGGCAATTTTCCATAAGTAAATTTCACCGCATGACTAACTGAACAATAATGAAGCTggataaattttctacaagtttcgTTTCGTGGAGTTTTGTCATATCtcctttagttttcgagatatccatTTTTAGATatttaaaatctttgaaaagacagttTTCCTTCCCATCTCTTTGCACTGGTAGGGCTTATTACTCAACGACAATGCATCGAGAAAATAGGTACTGAACATTGGGTTGTAGAGGATTTAATTCTTTTCAATTCTTTTCAAATATGTTACTTTCAAACCACTCTCACTCTCTTAGCAGAGGTGGTAgtggtgaggacttttgatatgtttaccctcTTACTATCCCTAATTGAGCTgctgggtcaaaaattgtgttccaaaattttcctcTATACCTTTTTTGACCTCCCTGTGGGTGGGGGAAACAGATTCAATTAGACAGACTCTGATGATAGATCAAAGGACTAGAatacacccacagtatccccTGCTTGATCAtaagaggcgactaaaagggggCCCTCCTCTTCCAAATCCCTTCTTCCTCATCCGTTTCTTCTACTTATTCAGGTTTGGAATTCTTTGTTATTCTTCAAGTTGACACTTCTTCTACTGACTTAGCTAAGTGTCATTCTCTTTTCTCTCCTCAATCCACATTCTCTATCTGGCCTTCCTTGTCCATCATCTTCCTCTCTTCGTCCCAAACACTTAGACAAGGCTCGTAGCTGTAGTGGAAGCAACTTGTCTAGGGGAGAAAACCCTACACAAATCCTGTAAGTTCAGGCGCAGCAAGGTGGCGGCCCCACCGCTGAACTCAACCTACGCAGCGTTCGTCCCGCGGCCAGGGGATCTACCAAATTACTGACAAACTCACAAACAGCCTCAGAAACCGGACCAGAATTatggataaaaatgaaaaaaggacTACTAAAGAAAAACGATTTGGAATTGCGGATATTTTGGAATTGGCCATGTGGAATGTTAGAGGTTTATCAAACAAAGATTTTGAATTCATTAAAGCAACAGAAAGTTGATATAGCTGTTATCACGGAAACCAATAGAAAGTTACAGGGAACAAAGGACTTGACAGACTCTTGGATGGTATACAAAGGAGTCCCACAGAATCAGAGAGCAAGTACTGGAGTAGCAATCATGGTGAGCAGCAAGTGGAAAAAC
Above is a window of Nilaparvata lugens isolate BPH chromosome 4, ASM1435652v1, whole genome shotgun sequence DNA encoding:
- the LOC120351055 gene encoding uncharacterized protein LOC120351055; its protein translation is MPRRKSNLGRRTHNAEGLRRWRSNITEEEQTSLRERNRLNTIQTRNVDPAERRAARLEDARLRARQSRSAATDLVRFERNERERVRIAETRTERTADLHLEYNRLAFRYNPAIDYSSSQHVVIGQMSHVCSYCQALKFNNETKGMCCAGGKIKLPQLDAPPEPLKTLLTGSTAESKHFLSNIRKYNSCFQMTSFGAEIVTAQFMPTFKIKGQIYHKAGSLLPFSDSDHKFLQMYFIGDDRHEVDARCGIHNSLRRSIILQLQELLHERNSLVRLFKTAIDMMPSDTHKIVIHADKTPAGEHVRRYNAPTIDEVAIVIVGDQFQPRDIVLHRRNNQLINVAETHRCYDALQYPLIFWDGADGYHFNVKMINPVNGAEINKKCSSMNFYAYRLMIRMNEDNHILKFRQLFHQYLVDMYAKIETERLLFLRLNQTKLRSEEYIHLRDAVVNDGNTTNVGKLTILPSSFIGSPRHMQEYAQDAMSYVRHYGRPDLFITFTCNPVWDEIQQLLFPGQSHVDRHDIIARVFRQKLKSLMDFIVKLEVFGSVRCWMYSVEWQKRGLPHAHILIWLYNKITSDEIDDVICAEIPRADSDKDLHAVIIKNMIHGPCGTLNPNSPCMVDGKCSKQYPRAFTANTVTGDDGYPRYRRRSTEDGGNSATIHMRNGDIDVDNRWVVPYSPLLSKTYQAHINVEYCNSVKSIKYICKYVNKGSDMAVFSVQSDNCDNNAVRDIDEIAQYQAGRYISSNEAAWRIFSFPMHERNPAVVHLAVHLENGQRVYFTDANVQERALNPPGTTLTAFFTLCQEDAFARTLMYSEVPSYYTWNVTRKVFVRRKRGEPVNGHPGIFKENTIGRLYTVHPNQDECFYLRMLLVNVPGPTSFQQLKIVDGVTHATFRATCQALNLLENDQQWNICINDACNTAHPNQIRALFAIILTACFPSSPTELWERYRSHMAEDILHRVRLENANMTLEFTEAIYNEALINIEDKCLAIANKVLSQLGMPAPTRTATAAFDVDLRREQSYNINDLQAYVQSNIPKLTWEQKGIYDRIMQMINDGVGGTFFLDAPGGTGKTFLIRLILATVEELRIQL